A stretch of Drosophila gunungcola strain Sukarami chromosome 3L unlocalized genomic scaffold, Dgunungcola_SK_2 000002F, whole genome shotgun sequence DNA encodes these proteins:
- the LOC128257870 gene encoding kininogen-1-like has protein sequence MAHKLTILCCAILGVAAASYIPHGGHDHGHAVGYSIQTHHEAPKQWQDHQQDHHSWAPVQDHHHQQWAPVASHDSHQQWSHHEEPHHHPKYEFDYGVKDTKTGDIKQQWETRDGDKVKGGYTMKEADGRTRIVEYSADAHNGFQATVKHVGHADHYEHSHGHGHGHGHGHGQEYGHGHGHATSYAHVKQDTSSKWDNKSSKWW, from the coding sequence ATGGCTCACAAACTAACCATCCTCTGCTGTGCTATTTTGGGAGTGGCGGCAGCCAGTTACATTCCCCACGGAGGACACGATCACGGACACGCAGTCGGATACAGCATCCAGACGCACCACGAGGCACCCAAGCAGTGGCAGGATCACCAGCAGGATCACCACTCGTGGGCCCCAGTTCAGGATCACCATCACCAACAGTGGGCACCAGTGGCCTCGCACGATAGCCACCAGCAGTGGAGTCACCACGAGGAGCCCCACCACCACCCCAAGTACGAGTTCGACTACGGAGTGAAGGACACCAAGACCGGGGACATCAAGCAGCAGTGGGAGACCCGCGATGGCGACAAGGTCAAGGGGGGCTACACCATGAAGGAGGCCGACGGACGCACCAGGATCGTCGAGTACTCCGCGGATGCCCACAACGGATTCCAGGCCACGGTCAAGCACGTCGGACATGCCGATCACTACGAGCACAGCCACGGACacggacatggacatggacatggacatggtcAGGAGTACGGACATGGACACGGTCATGCCACCAGCTACGCCCATGTCAAA
- the LOC128257869 gene encoding cuticle protein 8 — MKSFCGGLLFTLLVGGSLAFPHGGHATSYSSVTKHEGPIHKSHGYGYAYDHDVISAYGGNYGHGYPSAGYSGYGYGYDKHEPDHYPKYHFDYGVKDAHTGDQKSQWETRDGDKVRGSYSLKESDGTTRVVEYTADDHNGFNAVVKKLGHAHHPQVYHKGYGHGDIYGADYGYGHDLVAHYGHGHGHGHGHGGHASSYVSVKQLH; from the coding sequence ATGAAATCCTTTTGCGGCGGTCTGTTATTTACCCTTCTGGTGGGCGGAAGTTTGGCGTTTCCCCATGGAGGACATGCCACCAGCTACAGTTCGGTGACCAAACACGAAGGGCCCATCCACAAGAGCCATGGATATGGCTATGCATACGATCACGATGTGATCAGTGCCTACGGAGGCAACTACGGCCATGGATACCCCAGTGCAGGCTACTCGGGCTATGGCTATGGATATGACAAGCACGAGCCAGATCACTATCCCAAATATCACTTCGATTATGGTGTGAAAGATGCCCACACTGGCGATCAGAAGAGCCAGTGGGAAACTCGGGATGGCGACAAGGTCAGGGGCAGCTACTCCCTCAAGGAATCGGATGGTACAACTCGAGTGGTGGAGTACACCGCCGACGATCACAATGGCTTCAATGCCGTGGTCAAGAAACTGGGACACGCCCACCACCCACAGGTCTATCACAAGGGCTACGGACATGGCGACATCTATGGAGCCGACTACGGTTATGGTCATGATTTGGTGGCCCACTACGGACacggacatggacatggacacgGACATGGAGGACACGCCAGCAGCTATGTGAGCGTGAAGCAACTGCACTGA